A genome region from Hymenobacter chitinivorans DSM 11115 includes the following:
- a CDS encoding OmpP1/FadL family transporter: MKNLKYLLAVAFLGQASYAFAQYEVDALRFSQTQFGGTARTLGIGGANVAVGADLSSLATNPAGLGMYQRSEFSFSPGLGLGNTESTAFGTTTTDARNSLHIGSLGAAFVNRRPDSDSNPWRSGTFALGLTRINDFNQSFRYRGNPSRGQDIFQRLSTDRRQDLDDLAYKTYLTEEDSKGIYVPSDYSLSRGKLTQEETVLTTGSQTQFDFGYGASYKDRLYIGGAIGLVSTRFSSTSTLKAIDPNTYPAGTEGAAFSSLTYRETLDTRGSGINARVGAIYRASDVLRVGASIQTPTYMQLSETYGAKMDAAYDQPIQVGGKTISSSSESIDPGAFDYALTTPFRASGGVAAIIGKHGFISGDVEYVNYSSARLSNDNSDPAVNNSYDFGPTNDDVRQLYHSTVNLRVGGELRADIFRLRAGYARYGDPYKENSFDRTQNYFTLGAGLRQNNFFIDVAGVYSTNKRFYSPYVLETDTPVVGIDGSRYTTTLTAGWTF; encoded by the coding sequence ATGAAAAACCTGAAATATTTACTTGCCGTGGCCTTTTTAGGTCAGGCTAGCTACGCCTTTGCCCAATATGAAGTGGATGCGCTCCGGTTTTCCCAGACTCAGTTTGGGGGTACTGCCCGCACCCTCGGCATCGGGGGCGCAAACGTGGCCGTGGGAGCTGATCTGAGCAGCCTAGCTACTAACCCCGCGGGATTGGGGATGTATCAGCGTTCGGAATTCAGCTTTTCGCCCGGCTTAGGGCTTGGCAATACGGAAAGTACAGCCTTTGGAACTACGACTACCGACGCTCGCAACAGCTTGCACATCGGTAGCCTAGGGGCCGCCTTTGTAAACCGCCGCCCGGATAGTGACTCCAATCCCTGGCGTAGTGGCACGTTTGCCCTGGGCCTGACGCGTATTAACGACTTTAACCAGAGCTTCCGGTACCGGGGCAACCCTAGCCGGGGGCAGGATATCTTCCAGCGACTGAGCACGGATCGACGGCAGGATCTGGACGATCTGGCATACAAGACCTACCTCACGGAAGAGGATTCCAAGGGCATTTACGTGCCCTCCGACTACAGCCTCTCCCGCGGCAAGCTGACGCAGGAAGAAACGGTACTGACCACCGGCTCGCAAACCCAGTTCGACTTTGGCTACGGCGCTAGCTATAAAGACCGGCTCTACATTGGCGGCGCCATCGGTTTGGTAAGCACGCGTTTCAGCTCGACCAGCACGCTGAAGGCTATTGACCCCAATACGTATCCGGCCGGAACCGAAGGGGCCGCCTTTAGCTCCCTGACGTACCGGGAGACTTTGGATACTCGCGGCTCGGGCATTAATGCCCGCGTGGGAGCCATTTACCGGGCCAGTGATGTACTGCGCGTGGGGGCTTCCATTCAGACCCCGACGTACATGCAGCTATCCGAAACCTACGGGGCCAAGATGGATGCTGCCTATGACCAACCAATTCAGGTTGGCGGCAAAACGATTAGCTCCAGCAGCGAATCTATTGACCCCGGAGCTTTTGACTATGCCCTGACGACGCCGTTCCGGGCCTCGGGTGGGGTAGCGGCCATTATTGGCAAGCACGGCTTTATCAGCGGGGATGTGGAGTACGTGAATTACAGCAGTGCTCGGCTTAGCAATGACAACAGTGACCCAGCCGTCAATAACAGCTACGATTTTGGGCCTACCAACGATGATGTGCGCCAGCTCTACCACTCGACGGTAAACTTGCGGGTTGGCGGGGAGTTACGGGCGGATATTTTTCGTTTGCGTGCCGGCTACGCCCGTTATGGCGACCCATACAAGGAAAACTCTTTTGACCGGACTCAGAACTACTTCACGCTCGGGGCCGGGTTGCGCCAGAACAACTTCTTTATAGACGTGGCCGGGGTATACAGCACCAATAAGCGCTTCTATAGCCCCTACGTGCTGGAAACTGACACGCCGGTAGTTGGTATAGATGGCAGCCGGTATACCACCACTCTCACGGCCGGCTGGACTTTCTAA
- a CDS encoding S9 family peptidase, translating to MNFRFLGLAFFLSAVSPVVLPASAPVALAQQKQNITLEDIWSKGTFQARSVPGFNWMRDGRYYSSLDNGDLVQHDVTTGKAVQTLVAGQDLKLPGSSQPLPVEGYSFNSDEKKILFWTAEEPIYRRSSRATFFVYDRASKQLVPLSAGGKQGYATFSPDGKRVAFVRDNNLFVTDLATMQEKAVTTDGVQNKIINGSTDWVYEEEFEFAQAFFWSPDSRQLAFYTFDESQVPEYNMQVWGELYPQDYRYKYPKAGEKNSVVSISVHDVAAGRTTKMDVGPEPNQYIPRIIWTETPNLLSIRRLNRLQNKLEILHADAGTGKTQVILTDEDKAYVEVNDDLRYLEDGKQFLFSSEKDGYRHLYLYDMKGKLVRQLTKGNWEITSIDGFDEDKGIVYYSSTEVSPLQRQLYRISLKGSGKTRLSEAAHGNNTVNLSPDCKYFLNYFSAAGEPTTVSLRNGKDGKLVKVLEDNAKLRQTMSQYNLSKMEFISFKTSEGVTLNGSMLKPTNFDATKKYPVLMYVYGGPGSQTVKDDVGGGIALTNYLWHQLLAEQGYIIVSVDNRGTGARGAEFKKSTYANLGKLETIDQGESAKYLGTLPYVDKARIGIWGWSFGGYMTALAMTKNADLFKMAISVAPVTNWRYYDTVYTERFLKTPQENPGGYDDNSPVQFAQQLKGKYLLVHGTGDDNVHFQNSTAWVDAMVKANKDFQSLYYPNRNHGIYGGNTRLHLYRQMTDFVLKNL from the coding sequence ATGAATTTTCGCTTTCTCGGACTGGCTTTCTTCCTCTCGGCGGTCAGCCCAGTCGTGTTGCCTGCTTCGGCCCCGGTGGCCCTGGCCCAGCAAAAACAGAATATCACCCTCGAAGACATCTGGTCGAAGGGTACGTTTCAGGCTCGCTCGGTGCCGGGCTTCAACTGGATGCGGGACGGCCGCTACTATTCCTCGCTCGACAATGGGGACCTGGTGCAGCACGACGTGACGACTGGCAAAGCCGTGCAAACCCTCGTGGCGGGCCAGGATTTGAAGCTGCCCGGCAGCAGCCAGCCGCTGCCGGTAGAAGGCTACTCGTTTAACTCCGACGAGAAGAAAATCCTGTTCTGGACGGCCGAAGAGCCCATTTACCGCCGCAGCTCCCGGGCCACCTTTTTCGTGTACGACCGGGCCAGCAAGCAGCTCGTGCCCCTGAGCGCCGGCGGCAAGCAGGGCTACGCCACCTTCTCGCCCGACGGCAAACGCGTGGCTTTCGTGCGCGACAATAACCTGTTTGTGACCGACCTGGCCACGATGCAGGAAAAAGCCGTGACCACCGACGGCGTGCAGAACAAAATCATCAACGGCTCGACCGACTGGGTCTACGAAGAGGAATTCGAGTTTGCCCAGGCTTTCTTCTGGTCGCCCGACTCGCGGCAGCTGGCCTTTTACACCTTCGACGAAAGCCAGGTACCGGAGTATAACATGCAGGTGTGGGGGGAGCTCTACCCGCAGGACTACCGCTACAAGTACCCCAAGGCCGGCGAGAAAAACTCGGTCGTCAGCATTTCGGTGCACGACGTGGCCGCCGGCCGCACCACCAAGATGGATGTGGGCCCCGAGCCCAACCAGTACATTCCGCGCATCATCTGGACCGAAACGCCCAACCTGCTCAGCATCCGGCGGTTGAACCGCTTGCAGAACAAGCTCGAAATCCTGCACGCCGACGCGGGCACCGGCAAAACCCAGGTAATCCTGACCGACGAGGATAAGGCCTACGTGGAAGTCAACGACGATTTGCGCTACCTCGAAGATGGCAAGCAGTTCCTGTTTAGCAGCGAAAAGGACGGCTACCGCCACCTCTACCTCTATGACATGAAGGGCAAGCTGGTGCGCCAGCTCACCAAGGGCAACTGGGAAATCACCAGCATCGACGGTTTCGACGAGGACAAAGGCATCGTGTACTACAGCAGCACCGAGGTTTCGCCCTTGCAGCGGCAGCTCTACCGTATCAGCCTGAAGGGCAGCGGCAAAACCCGGCTGAGTGAAGCCGCCCACGGCAACAACACCGTGAACCTGAGCCCCGACTGCAAGTATTTCCTCAACTACTTCTCGGCCGCCGGGGAGCCCACCACGGTGAGTTTGCGCAACGGCAAGGACGGCAAGCTGGTGAAAGTGCTGGAAGACAACGCCAAGCTGCGCCAGACGATGAGCCAGTATAACCTGAGCAAAATGGAGTTTATCAGCTTCAAAACCTCGGAAGGTGTAACGCTCAACGGCTCGATGCTGAAGCCCACCAACTTCGACGCCACCAAGAAGTACCCGGTGCTGATGTACGTGTACGGCGGCCCTGGCTCCCAAACCGTGAAAGACGACGTGGGCGGCGGCATTGCCCTGACCAACTACCTCTGGCACCAGCTGCTGGCCGAGCAGGGCTACATCATCGTGTCGGTGGATAACCGCGGCACGGGCGCCCGGGGTGCCGAGTTCAAGAAAAGCACCTACGCCAACCTGGGCAAACTGGAAACCATCGACCAGGGCGAAAGCGCCAAGTACCTGGGCACGTTGCCCTACGTGGACAAGGCCCGCATCGGCATCTGGGGCTGGAGCTTCGGGGGCTACATGACGGCCCTGGCCATGACCAAAAACGCCGACCTGTTTAAGATGGCCATTTCGGTGGCGCCCGTGACCAACTGGCGCTACTACGATACGGTCTACACCGAGCGGTTCCTCAAAACGCCCCAGGAAAACCCCGGCGGCTACGACGACAACTCGCCCGTGCAGTTTGCCCAGCAGCTCAAGGGCAAGTACCTGCTCGTGCACGGCACCGGCGACGACAACGTGCACTTCCAGAACTCCACGGCCTGGGTCGACGCCATGGTAAAAGCCAACAAGGATTTCCAGTCGTTATACTACCCCAACCGCAACCACGGTATTTACGGGGGCAACACCCGGCTGCACTTATATCGGCAAATGACTGATTTCGTGCTAAAAAACCTGTAA
- a CDS encoding energy transducer TonB gives MKRRLLFYILFLFTAAACQREKPVQSEASRPVEAAPALADSLPDSPATGAVNSRSWHHLGRRTSRSAPLVVYRRGVLHGPDTAALPPSEARLHDLTLKASEYFKIDPTQPAEVHGREGTVVRIPAGSLVDNSNRTATNPVWVEMKECYSVADMLLSNLTTLTPDGELLESGGIVLVRASANGQQLRLAPGQAFQLEMPGPASRRKELKLFYGQGGRGQQPLRWVAAGPAADLPPPAAVASSTDQMPTYGNGPADINKLVRYPQTAVENKTEGIVYASFMVDEQGRVEAPSIVRGIGGGCDEEVLRVLRQTSGHWTPARSGGQAVKVKMMLPIRFSFHEGLANADETAVASADTAGPSPVALATDDEAAEVQEQSDRRVYTCRKLGWLNADKPIVLGQAVDFTVPVDVEPSTSIRLVVEGSAAIAEARPQADGYAFQGIPGGRKVLLIGTQYRNGTPYLALRRTVAGQASSEALVFQETTLEELERALEKIQ, from the coding sequence ATGAAACGCCGTCTACTTTTTTATATCCTGTTCCTGTTCACCGCCGCGGCCTGCCAGCGCGAAAAGCCGGTCCAGTCGGAAGCTTCCCGGCCGGTTGAAGCCGCCCCCGCCCTGGCCGATTCCTTGCCCGACTCCCCGGCTACCGGCGCCGTCAATAGCCGCTCGTGGCACCACCTGGGCCGCCGCACTTCCCGTTCGGCCCCGCTGGTGGTGTACCGGCGCGGCGTGCTGCACGGGCCCGACACGGCTGCGCTGCCGCCCTCGGAAGCCCGCCTCCACGACCTTACCCTCAAGGCAAGTGAGTATTTCAAGATTGACCCCACCCAGCCGGCCGAAGTGCACGGGCGCGAAGGCACCGTGGTCCGGATTCCGGCCGGGTCCCTGGTGGATAACAGCAACCGCACGGCCACCAACCCCGTGTGGGTGGAAATGAAAGAGTGCTACAGCGTGGCCGACATGCTGCTCTCGAACCTGACGACGTTAACGCCCGACGGGGAACTGCTCGAATCGGGCGGCATTGTGCTGGTGCGGGCCTCGGCCAATGGGCAGCAGCTCCGGCTGGCGCCCGGGCAGGCGTTTCAGCTCGAAATGCCCGGCCCGGCTTCGCGCCGCAAAGAGCTGAAGCTGTTTTACGGGCAGGGTGGCCGCGGGCAGCAGCCCCTGCGCTGGGTGGCCGCCGGCCCCGCCGCCGACTTGCCGCCACCGGCCGCGGTAGCCAGCTCTACCGACCAGATGCCCACTTACGGCAACGGCCCGGCCGACATCAACAAGCTGGTGCGCTACCCCCAAACAGCCGTCGAAAACAAAACGGAGGGCATCGTTTACGCCTCGTTTATGGTCGATGAGCAGGGCCGGGTGGAGGCGCCGAGCATCGTGCGGGGCATTGGGGGCGGCTGCGACGAGGAAGTGCTGCGGGTGCTGCGCCAAACCTCGGGCCACTGGACCCCGGCCCGCAGCGGCGGGCAAGCGGTGAAAGTGAAAATGATGCTGCCCATCCGCTTTTCCTTCCACGAAGGCTTGGCCAACGCCGACGAAACCGCCGTAGCCTCGGCCGATACCGCCGGCCCCTCACCCGTAGCGTTGGCCACCGACGACGAGGCCGCCGAAGTGCAGGAGCAGTCGGACCGGCGCGTGTACACCTGCCGTAAGCTGGGCTGGCTCAACGCCGATAAGCCCATAGTCCTGGGGCAGGCCGTTGATTTCACGGTGCCCGTGGATGTGGAGCCTAGCACCAGCATCCGGCTGGTGGTGGAAGGCTCCGCGGCCATTGCCGAAGCCCGGCCCCAGGCCGACGGCTACGCGTTTCAGGGTATTCCCGGGGGGCGCAAGGTGCTGCTCATCGGTACCCAGTACCGCAACGGCACGCCGTACCTGGCTTTGCGCCGCACCGTAGCCGGCCAGGCCAGCAGTGAGGCGCTGGTGTTTCAGGAAACAACCTTGGAGGAGTTGGAGCGGGCCCTGGAGAAAATTCAGTAA